A single region of the Zygotorulaspora mrakii chromosome 4, complete sequence genome encodes:
- the SPG4 gene encoding Spg4p (similar to Saccharomyces cerevisiae SPG4 (YMR107W); ancestral locus Anc_2.443) → MGFWDSFQVYNKDKHSDPRMFGGNHSNIGEQKTTYLYSHEYYEPRTHKKMVENQELVMDGDKLVNARKSSVSSDSSEASGIGGDKIMGSENANTNLVDISQLSPNEFKRLYDSMRKGEPDNRVNR, encoded by the coding sequence atGGGATTTTGGGATTCGTTTCAGGTTTATAATAAAGATAAGCATTCAGATCCGCGCATGTTCGGTGGAAATCACTCTAATATAGGCGAGCAGAAGACAACGTACTTGTACTCGCACGAGTACTATGAGCCTAGGACgcataaaaaaatggtcGAGAACCAGGAACTGGTTATGGATGGAGATAAACTGGTGAATGCAAGGAAGTCGTCGGTGTCTTCAGATTCGTCCGAGGCGTCCGGTATTGGTGGTGATAAGATAATGGGCTCGGAAAATGCGAACACTAACTTGGTGGATATTTCGCAGCTATCGCCTAATGAGTTCAAGAGACTTTATGATTCGATGAGGAAGGGCGAGCCCGATAACAGGGTCAATCGCTGA
- the HFD1 gene encoding hexadecenal dehydrogenase (similar to Saccharomyces cerevisiae HFD1 (YMR110C); ancestral locus Anc_2.439) — protein MTENTTLKYTPLQEIDSKIRLANEYFHEKQLKLSKTPSPRKADLKIRSLQLKKLYYAIKNHEQDILDAMYRDFHRSPTETTVLEIIPVYNAILHIIDRLHIWMAPKRIRDNSSPAFMFSKIVIEKIARGSALIIGPFNFPFFLSLLPVAYAISAGNSVILKPSELVPSCAQLLEEILYDADFPQGMVQVVQGSIPETESLVQSGRFDLIFFTGAPKTGSIIAQEAAKSLTPCVLELGGKSPAFITETLENKYLETTLKRLFFSSFGNSGQICVSPDYALVHESKYSEVVDLAKKILQDFFPRIDESVEYSHMVNEKAYNEVCKKLESTKGTKFTSGGQTPEKLDFFIPPTLVFDVDWNDSLMQSENFAPILPFIKYRDLDDTIERLLRSCDTPLAQYIFSGSDQEIQHILSRVRSGGCVVGDTLIHVGITDAPFGGIGTSGYGSSGGIYGFNAFSHERTILKQPFLVERLLSMRYPPASSFRRSILRVGMERKPWFDRTGKNNIPFLRSVVISVLVLCFSVCFYSYKS, from the coding sequence ATGACAGAGAACACGACTTTGAAGTATACTCCCTTGCAGGAGATAGACAGCAAAATTCGTTTAGCCAACGAATATTTTCATGAGAAACAGTTAAAGCTGTCCAAGACCCCATCGCCCCGCAAGgctgatttgaaaatacgGTCCTTGCAGTTAAAGAAGCTCTATTATGCCATCAAAAATCATGAGCAAGATATCTTAGATGCCATGTATAGGGACTTCCATCGCTCACCTACAGAAACGACAGTCTTGGAAATTATACCGGTCTATAACGCTATTTTGCATATTATAGATCGGTTGCACATTTGGATGGCCCCAAAAAGGATCAGGGACAATTCGTCTCCGGCTTTCATGTTCAGCAAAATCGTTATCGAAAAAATTGCAAGGGGTTCTGCTCTCATTATTGGACCATTCAATTTCCCGTTTTTCTTATCATTATTACCGGTTGCGTATGCAATATCTGCTGGGAACAGTGTTATATTGAAGCCAAGTGAATTGGTGCCTTCATGTGCGCAGCTTCTGGAAGAGATATTATATGATGCTGATTTCCCACAAGGGATGGTCCAGGTGGTACAAGGGTCAATTCCAGAAACTGAAAGTTTAGTTCAAAGTGGCAGATTTGacttgattttcttcacAGGGGCACCAAAAACTGGGTCAATAATAGCCCAAGAAGCCGCCAAAAGCTTAACTCCATGTGTTTTAGAACTCGGTGGAAAGTCTCCTGCATTCATAACAGAAACCTTGGAGAACAAATATCTGGAGACCACTTTAAAAAGGCTATTTTTCAGCTCGTTTGGTAATTCAGGTCAGATATGTGTTTCCCCAGATTATGCGTTAGTGCATGAATCTAAATATTCAGAGGTAGTTGActtggcaaaaaaaatattacaagatttttttccaagaaTAGATGAAAGTGTAGAATATTCGCATATGGTAAATGAGAAGGCTTACAACGAAGTCTGTAAGAAATTAGAATCTACCAAAGGGACAAAATTCACATCGGGAGGGCAAACTCCAGAAAAATTGGACTTTTTCATACCTCCCACTCTGGTTTTCGATGTGGATTGGAATGATTCGCTTATGCAGAGCGAAAATTTTGCTCCTATCTTGCCCTTTATCAAATACAGGGATCTAGATGATACAATAGAGAGACTGCTTCGGTCTTGTGATACGCCATTAGCCCAATACATTTTCTCAGGAAGCGATCAGGAAATACAACATATTTTGAGCCGTGTGAGATCGGGTGGTTGCGTTGTTGGGGACACCTTGATTCATGTTGGTATTACAGATGCCCCATTTGGTGGTATAGGCACATCAGGATATGGAAGTTCTGGCGGAATTTACGGCTTCAATGCTTTTTCGCATGAAAGAACTATCCTTAAGCAGCCATTTTTGGTTGAAAGATTGTTATCAATGAGGTACCCACCCGCATCAAGCTTCAGAAGAAGTATCTTAAGAGTTGGCATGGAGAGGAAACCTTGGTTTGACAGAACCGGCAAAAACAACATCCCCTTTTTACGTTCGGTTGTTATCTCAGTCCTCgttctttgtttttcagTGTGTTTTTATTCGTACAAGTCCTAA
- the PMU1 gene encoding putative phosphomutase (similar to Saccharomyces cerevisiae PMU1 (YKL128C); ancestral locus Anc_2.442), with protein MTYEDLPCYFEALPGYFKAFEEKDSLGIDSTIQDPTEFASHTSWEDLYHSIPSDTEKYHYKLLILARHGQGYHNAALARYGLAQWEGHWSMLEGDEYGSWVDSRLTPVGKKQVQATGEELFSPIVKSLGSFPHIFFSSPMRRCLETFVGSWTPNLAEHKELARDAVIPVNIIEELRETLGEHYCDKRVPHSELIEEYQDFKTTSGHTIQWIFEANYPEHDTLWLPNVRESVGDMDQRVCKGLLKMFNHVQPHQKIVSLTCHSGVIHSTLRNLRHPRVNFLNTGGIVCAVVQLDIDKINTFK; from the coding sequence ATGACTTACGAAGATTTACCATGCTATTTTGAAGCGTTGCCGGGATACTTTAAAGCCTTCGAAGAGAAAGATTCCCTTGGCATCGACTCAACGATCCAGGATCCAACTGAATTCGCAAGTCACACCAGCTGGGAAGATTTATATCATTCGATCCCCTCAGATACAGAGAAATACCACTATAAACTTCTTATCTTGGCAAGACATGGTCAGGGCTATCACAATGCAGCGCTTGCCCGCTACGGCTTAGCACAGTGGGAAGGCCACTGGTCAATGCTTGAAGGAGATGAATACGGGAGCTGGGTAGATTCAAGATTGACGCCAGTGGGTAAAAAACAGGTTCAAGCAACCGGTGAAGAACTGTTTTCACCGATTGTCAAAAGTTTGGGCTCTTTTCCTcacatatttttcagttcTCCCATGAGACGCTGCTTGGAGACTTTTGTAGGATCCTGGACCCCGAATTTAGCAGAACATAAGGAATTGGCTCGAGATGCTGTCATTCCAGTAAACATCATAGAAGAGCTCAGGGAGACACTCGGTGAACACTACTGCGACAAGAGAGTTCCTCATAGCGAACTTATCGAGGAGTAccaagatttcaagacTACTTCTGGCCACACTATCCAATGGATATTTGAAGCTAACTACCCAGAACATGACACCCTGTGGTTACCGAATGTTAGAGAGAGTGTCGGAGATATGGATCAACGTGTATGCAAAggattgttgaaaatgttcaatCATGTTCAACCTCACCAGAAAATTGTTTCTCTTACTTGTCATTCAGGTGTTATTCACAGCACTTTGCGTAATCTCAGACACCCCAGagtaaattttttgaatactGGTGGCATTGTCTGTGCAGTAGTTCAACTTGATATTGATAAGATAAATACGTTTAAGTAA
- the MYO5 gene encoding myosin 5 (similar to Saccharomyces cerevisiae MYO3 (YKL129C) and MYO5 (YMR109W); ancestral locus Anc_2.440), whose protein sequence is MAIIKRGARNKTAVAPTKRSTNIKKATFDSSKKKEVGVSDLTLLSTISDQAINENLKKRFLNGTIYTYIGHVLISVNPFRDLGIYTDAIMETYKGKNRLEVPPHVFAIAETMYYNMKAYNENQCVIISGESGAGKTEAAKRIMQYIAAASTTHSDQIGKIKDMVLATNPLLESFGCAKTLRNNNSSRHGKYLEIRFNSQFEPCAGNITNYLLEKQRVVSQIQNERNFHIFYQFTKGASDNYRQIFGVQKPEQYVYTSASKCTSVDTIDDSKDFQDTLKAMQVIGLSQDEQDQIFRLLAAILWIGNITFIEDAEGNAQIRDTSVTDFVAYLLQVDAQLLIKSLVERVLETNHGMRRGSVYHVPLNAVQAGAVKDALAKSIYNNLFDWIVDRVNVSLQAFPGADKSIGILDIYGFEIFDHNSFEQICINYVNEKLQQIFIQLTLKSEQETYEREKIKWTPIKFFDNKVVCDLIEAKRPPGIFAAMNDSVATAHADSNAADQAFAQRLNLFTTNPHFELRSSKFVIKHYAGDVTYDVNGITDKNKDQLQKDLVELIQTTVNPFISSIYPDAVDKNSKRRPPTAGDKIIKSANELVETLSKAQPAYIRTIKPNQTKSPNDYDDKQVLHQVKYLGLQENVRIRRAGFAYRQVFDKFVERFYLLSPRCSYAGDYTWHGETLEAVKMILADASIPEKEYQLGVTSVFIKTPETLFALEHMRDKYWYNMAARIQRAWRRFLQRRIDAAIKIQRAIKERKGGNKFEQLRDYGTKLLGSRKERRSMSLLGYRAFMGDYLSCNEKKSKGSFIKKQAGISDKAVFSIHGESLHSKFGRSAQRMKKTFILTKSHIYIVGQVMTQNTLQYMVDYKIDLKSISGVSMTNLQDDWIGINLINSTQPDPLINTYFKTELITHLKKLNGNIQIKIGPTLQYQKKPGKLHSVKCQISEAAPKYSDCYKSSTISVRRGHPANSKSKKKPNKGSYANSSYTAPRRHTISKAKQKPSTPISRTVKKAAPPPPGRKQVNSTSLAASAAQAAYHPNGAVVNTHAVNVTASPQQSNTVARQEATSRPLTEPTTASQPAAKTVPPPPPPPQMSKPTEPMFEAAYDFPGSGAPSELPLKKGDVVYVNRHEPSGWSLGKTLDGTREGWVPTAYMVEHKETSSGTASSPAANNYNVSAVSAIISDTAAITLSDDSAAAAPVAQQQSFSDGLASALAARATKMRKESDDEDGAQSEEEDDDW, encoded by the coding sequence ATGgcaattatcaaaagaggTGCCCGTAACAAGACGGCAGTGGCGCCCACAAAGAGATCAACCAATATAAAGAAGGCTACCTTCGACTcgtcaaagaaaaaagaagttggTGTTTCTGATCTTACTCTTTTGAGTACGATATCTGATCAAGCAATCAAcgaaaatttgaagaagaggttTCTCAACGGGAcaatatatacatatatcGGCCATGTGCTGATCAGTGTTAATCCATTCAGGGATTTGGGTATATATACAGATGCTATAATGGAAACTTATAAAGGTAAAAATAGATTAGAAGTTCCACCACACGTCTTTGCTATTGCTGAGACCATGTACTATAATATGAAGGCTTACAATGAGAACCAATGTGTCATTATCTCTGGTGAATCAGGAGCAGGGAAAACTGAAGCTGCAAAGAGAATTATGCAATATATTGCAGCAGCTTCAACGACTCATTCTGATCAAATTGGTaaaatcaaagatatgGTCTTGGCCACTAACCCCTTGTTAGAATCATTTGGATGTGCAAAGACTCTAAGGAATAATAACTCTTCAAGACACGGTAAATATTTAGAAATTCGATTCAATTCCCAATTTGAACCATGCGCTGGTAATATTACCAATTATTTGTTGGAGAAGCAAAGAGTTGTAAGCCAGATTCAAAACGAGAGAAattttcacattttttaCCAGTTTACCAAAGGCGCTTCAGATAACTATAGGCAGATATTCGGCGTCCAAAAGCCTGAGCAATATGTATACACTTCAGCGTCCAAATGTACATCAGTGGATACGATCGATGATTCGAAGGATTTCCAGGATACATTAAAGGCTATGCAAGTTATTGGGTTATCACAGGACGAGCAAGATCAGATTTTTAGGCTTTTAGCTGCCATTTTGTGGATCGGTAATATTACTTTTATCGAAGATGCAGAGGGCAATGCACAAATAAGAGATACCTCTGTGACTGATTTTGTTGCATATCTTTTGCAGGTTGACGCCCAACTTCTGATAAAATCTCTAGTCGAAAGAGTCCTAGAAACAAACCATGGTATGAGAAGAGGCTCCGTTTATCATGTTCCCTTGAATGCTGTCCAAGCAGGTGCTGTCAAGGATGCACTTGCAAAGTCCATATACAATAATCTGTTTGATTGGATTGTTGATAGAGTTAATGTATCACTCCAGGCTTTTCCAGGAGCTGATAAATCGATCGGTATCTTGGATATCTATGGATTTGAGATCTTTGATCACAATTCTTTTGAGCAAATTTGTATTAACTATGTCAACGAAAAACTGCAACAAATCTTCATCCAATTAACTCTAAAATCAGAGCAAGAGACATATGAAAGGGAAAAGATCAAGTGGACCCCAatcaagttttttgataataaagTCGTCTGTGATTTGATTGAAGCCAAAAGGCCACCAGGTATTTTTGCCGCTATGAATGATTCTGTAGCAACAGCTCATGCCGATTCCAACGCAGCTGATCAAGCGTTTGCTCAGCGTTTGAATCTCTTTACCACAAATCCTCATTTTGAATTGAGATCTTCCAAGTTTGTTATCAAGCATTATGCAGGTGATGTGACTTATGACGTGAATGGAATTACCGATAAAAATAAAGACcagcttcaaaaagatttggTGGAATTAATTCAAACAACTGTAAACCCTTTTATCTCTTCTATTTATCCAGATGCCGTTGATAAAAACTCAAAAAGAAGGCCACCGACTGCCGGTGATAAGATTATTAAAAGTGCCAACGAGCTTGTCGAAACTTTATCAAAGGCTCAGCCTGCATACATTAGAACAATAAAACCCAATCAAACAAAGTCTCCAAATGATTACGATGATAAGCAGGTTCTTCACCAAGTCAAATACTTGGGTTTACAGGAAAATGTGCGTATTAGAAGAGCAGGTTTCGCTTATAGACAGGTGTTTGACAAATTTGTAGAGAGATTCTACTTATTATCTCCGCGCTGTTCGTACGCTGGTGACTATACATGGCATGGTGAAACCTTGGAGGCTGTAAAGATGATTTTGGCGGATGCCTCAATACCAGAAAAGGAGTATCAACTTGGTGTCACCAGCGTATTTATCAAGACACCAGAAACACTCTTTGCTCTCGAGCATATGAGAGACAAGTATTGGTACAATATGGCTGCCAGAATTCAAAGAGCTTGGCGGAGGTTTCtacaaagaagaattgacGCAGCCATCAAAATACAACGCgcaatcaaagaaagaaaaggcGGTAATAAATTTGAACAGCTGCGCGATTATGGTACTAAACTGCTAGGCTCTCGAAAGGAAAGAAGATCAATGTCACTTCTTGGTTACCGTGCCTTCATGGGCGATTACTTGTCGtgtaatgaaaaaaaatcaaaaggAAGCTTCATAAAAAAGCAGGCTGGAATATCAGATAAAgcagttttttcaatacaTGGTGAGTCTTTGCATAGTAAGTTTGGAAGATCTGctcaaagaatgaaaaaaaccTTCATTCTTACGAAGAGCCATATCTATATAGTTGGCCAAGTGATGACTCAAAATACCTTGCAATATATGGTGGACTACAAGATAGACCTCAAAAGCATAAGTGGGGTGAGCATGACCAACCTTCAGGATGATTGGATTGGTATTAATCTGATAAATTCTACTCAGCCCGACCCTTTGATTAACACATACTTTAAAACTGAATTAATAACACacctgaagaaattgaatggtAACATTCAGATTAAAATAGGGCCGACActtcaatatcaaaaaaagcCGGGAAAACTGCACTCAGTCAAATGCCAAATCAGTGAAGCTGCTCCAAAATATAGTGATTGCTACAAGTCGAGCACTATATCAGTTCGTCGAGGTCATCCAGCTAActcaaaatccaaaaaaaaacctaATAAAGGCAGCTATGCCAACTCCTCGTATACGGCGCCTAGGAGGCACACGATTTCCAAGGCTAAACAGAAACCCTCCACTCCTATTTCACGAACTGTAAAAAAGGCGGCACCACCACCGCCGGGTCGTAAACAGGTTAACTCGACCTCTCTTGCTGCTTCTGCTGCCCAAGCTGCTTATCATCCTAACGGTGCAGTGGTGAACACTCATGCGGTTAATGTGACGGCATCACCTCAACAAAGTAACACTGTTGCAAGACAAGAAGCCACATCTAGGCCATTAACAGAACCCACGACGGCTTCTCAGCCAGCAGCCAAAACCGTTCCACCacctcctcctcctcctcaGATGTCAAAGCCAACAGAGCCAATGTTTGAGGCAGCTTATGATTTTCCGGGTTCAGGTGCTCCATCCGAACTACCATTAAAAAAGGGAGATGTAGTCTATGTCAATAGGCACGAACCAAGCGGATGGTCTTTAGGTAAGACCTTGGATGGGACCAGGGAAGGCTGGGTCCCTACTGCGTACATGGTTGAGCATAAAGAAACCAGTTCTGGTACAGCATCTTCTCCTGCTGCTAATAATTACAATGTTTCAGCGGTCTCTGCAATTATCTCGGACACAGCAGCTATAACGCTAAGCGATGACTCTGCTGCTGCCGCGCCGGTTGCGCAACAACAAAGCTTCAGTGACGGTCTCGCTTCGGCGCTCGCCGCCAGAGCCACCAAAATGCGGAAAGAGAgcgatgatgaagatggcGCAcaaagtgaagaagaagatgatgattgGTAA
- the ILV2 gene encoding acetolactate synthase catalytic subunit (similar to Saccharomyces cerevisiae ILV2 (YMR108W); ancestral locus Anc_2.441) yields MIRQTTIKQLAAKRCFKQLASKVGASAQVSGYLRYYSNITRKYSASAATAVDEERPRPAPSFNAETAEKPSKLNERLRQESEMDTSFIGLSGGQIFHEMMIRHNVDTVFGYPGGAILPVYDAIHDSKAFNFVLPRHEQGAGHMAEGYARASGKPGVVLVTSGPGATNVVTPMADALADGVAMVVFTGQVATSAIGTDAFQEADVVGISRSCTKWNVMVKTVEELPLRINEAFEIATSGRPGPVLVDLPKDVTAAILRNPIPTKSTLPSTALAQLMKRAQDDFTNDNIKKAADLINIAKKPVLYVGGGILNNVDGPRLLKELSDRAQIPVTTTLQGLGTYNQEDPKSLDMLGMHGCATANFAIQNADLIIAVGARFDDRVTCCIPKFAPEARRAALEKRGGIIHFEISPKNINKIIDTQVSVEGDAAANLEKLLPSVFPVKERPQWLGQIKKWKEEYPYAYMKETPGSKIKPQTVISRLSEIANASGRPVIVTTGVGQHQMWAAQHWTWKTPRTFITSGGLGTMGFGLPAAIGAQVAKPDAMVIDIDGDASFSMTLMELASAVQAGTPIKILLLNNEEQGMVTQWQSLFYQHRYSHTHQLNPDFVKLAEAMGLKGMRLSNQKDIDSTLKEFVDCKGPVLLEVEVEPKVPVLPMVPAGKGLDEFINFDPDMEREQNELRFKRTGGKH; encoded by the coding sequence ATGATCAGACAAACTACGATTAAGCAGCTTGCTGCCAAACGTTGCTTCAAACAGCTAGCGAGCAAAGTGGGCGCTTCTGCACAGGTGAGTGGATATCTTCGCTATTACAGTAATATAACACGCAAATACAGCGCATCAGCTGCCACAGCAGTAGATGAGGAAAGGCCCAGACCCGCTCCAAGTTTTAATGCTGAAACTGCTGAAAAACCATCTAAGCTAAATGAAAGACTCCGTCAGGAATCTGAGATGGATACATCATTCATTGGGTTATCTGGTGGACAGATATTTCATGAGATGATGATTAGACACAACGTGGATACTGTTTTTGGTTACCCAGGTGGTGCAATTTTACCTGTGTACGATGCTATTCACGATAGTAAAGCATTTAACTTTGTATTGCCAAGACATGAACAAGGTGCTGGGCACATGGCAGAAGGCTATGCCAGAGCGTCTGGTAAGCCAGGTGTGGTGTTGGTTACATCTGGTCCAGGTGCCACAAACGTCGTCACACCAATGGCTGATGCACTTGCTGATGGTGTCGCAATGGTTGTTTTCACCGGTCAAGTGGCTACTTCAGCCATTGGTACGGATGCATTTCAAGAAGCTGATGTCGTTGGTATATCTAGGTCTTGTACCAAGTGGAATGTTATGGTGAAGACTGTTGAGGAATTGCCTTTACGTATCAAtgaagcttttgaaattgctaCCAGTGGTAGACCAGGCCCAGTTTTAGTTGATCTACCAAAAGATGTGACCGCAGCTATCTTAAGAAATCCAATCCCAACAAAGTCCACCTTGCCATCGACAGCACTAGCTCAATTAATGAAACGCGCCCAAGACGATTTTACCAATGACAACATAAAAAAAGCTGCAGACTTAATTAACATTGCTAAGAAACCTGTTTTATATGTTGGTGGAGGTATCCTAAATAATGTGGATGGCCCAAGATTATTAAAGGAATTAAGTGACCGCGCCCAAATTCCAGTTACCACTACGCTACAAGGTTTAGGTACTTATAATCAAGAAGATCCAAAATCGCTAGATATGTTAGGTATGCATGGTTGTGCAACAGCTAATTTTGCTATTCAAAATGCAGATTTAATTATCGCTGTTGGTGCCAGATTTGATGATCGTGTAACTTGTTGTATTCCAAAGTTTGCGCCTGAAGCCCGTCGGGCAGCTCTAGAAAAAAGAGGTGGTATTATTCATTTCGAAATCTCcccaaaaaatattaacaAAATCATTGACACTCAGGTATCTGTTGAAGGCGATGCTGCTGctaatttggaaaaattgcTTCCTTCGGTATTCCCCGTTAAGGAGAGACCTCAGTGGTTAGGTCAAATtaagaaatggaaagaagaataccCTTACGCATACATGAAAGAAACTCCAGGCTCCAAGATCAAACCTCAAACTGTTATTTCCAGACTCTCTGAAATAGCTAATGCTAGTGGTAGACCAGTTATTGTCACTACAGGTGTTGGTCAACATCAAATGTGGGCGGCCCAGCATTGGACTTGGAAAACACCTCGTACTTTCATCACTTCCGGTGGCTTGGGTACTATGGGATTTGGTCTACCAGCTGCTATAGGTGCTCAGGTCGCAAAGCCAGATGCTATGGTAATTGATATCGATGGTGATGCCTCTTTCAGTATGACTTTGATGGAATTGGCGTCTGCAGTTCAAGCTGGTACTCCCATCAAAATTCTGTTACTAAACAATGAAGAGCAAGGTATGGTTACACAATGGCAATCATTGTTCTATCAACACCGTTACTCCCACACACATCAACTGAATCCTgattttgtaaaattggCGGAAGCTATGGGATTGAAGGGAATGCGTCTGTCAAACCAAAAGGACATCGACTCAACTTTAAAAGAGTTTGTCGATTGTAAAGGCCCAGTTTTATTGGAAGTCGAAGTTGAACCAAAGGTCCCTGTCCTGCCAATGGTCCCAGCAGGTAAAGGATTGGATGAGTTCATCAACTTCGATCCAGACATGGAAAGAGAACAAAATGAACTGCGCTTCAAACGTACTGGCGGTAAACATTAA